The following nucleotide sequence is from Micromonospora sp. WMMD1120.
AAGAAGACGAGCTTCGTGGTGGTGGGCGACAATCCGGGGTCCAAGGCGGACAAGGCGGCCAGCCTGAAGGTGCCGGTGCTCGACGAGGACGGGTTCCGGCTGTTGCTGGACGCGGGCCCGGACGCCGCACGGGACGTCGCCCGGGTGGGTGACTGATCTCCATCCGCGCCCGCGCGGCGGCCGGGTCGCGTATACCAACTTAATTACGACTACGACCGATTCGTGACTGTCATACCGGGAATCCGGGGGCCGAGGGCGTTTCATTAGGTCACGGCGTGCGCACCGGCACGCGGCACGGTCGGTCGGGAGGTGTGGTGGAGGTCGCCGACCCACGCAACTCGCTTCCGGCGGGACGGGTGGCACCGTTCGCCGCCTTCGTCGGCGGCATCCTGGTGGTCGCCGCGTCGACCGCCGCCGTACCCCTGGCGACGCTCCCCGACGACCTGCCGGGGCTGCCGCTGGCGTTCTGGACGATGGCCGTGCTCGCCGTCGTCTGCGACGCGCGCCCGTTCGTCCCGCCGGGGCGTCGGCAGACGTCCGCCGTCTTCCCGTCCACCTGCTTCACCTTCGCGATCCTGCTCGGCTGGGGTCTCGGCCCGGCGGTGCTGGTGCAGGCGGTGGGGGTCGTCGTCGCGGGCTGGCGGATGCGACACGCCGCCTGGCGGACGGCGTTCAACGTCGGCCAGTACGCGTGCGCCCTCGCCGCCGCCTACGGGGTGATCCAGCTCGGGTCGGGCACCATCTTCTCCGGCGGACGGTTGCACTGGACCGACGTGGCCGCCGTCGGCGGTGCCACGGTGGCCTGGTTCGTCGTCAACTACGGGCTGGTCAGCTGGGCGGTGCGGCTGCGTTTCGGCGACCGGTGGTGGCCCACCCTCCGTGCGGGTCTCGGCTTCGAACTGCTCTCCACCGGTTCGCTGCTGCTGCTGGCCCCGGTGCTGGTCGCCGCCGCCCGGGTCAGCGCGGCGCTGATCCCACTGGTGCTGGTGCCGCTCTTCGCCGTCTACCGGATGGCCCGGTTGACTGTCGAACAGCAGCACCTCGCCGCCGCCGACCCGCTGACCGGTCTGCCGAACCGGAAGGCCCTGCTGGTCGAGGTGGCCGAGCAGGTGCACCTGCACGCGGAGCGGACGGCCCGGGGCGAGCCCGACGGGCAACTGGCGCTCCTGCTCATCGACCTGGACCGGTTCAAGAACGTCAACGACGCTCTCGGTCACGCCGTCGGCGACCGGCTGCTGGTCGAGGTCAGCGCCCGGCTCGCCGAGGTGCGGCCCCGGCCGCAGATGATCGCCCGGCTCGGCGGCGACGAGTTCGCCGTCGTGATGACCGGCCTGACCGACGTGGGTCAGGCACGCGACATGGCCGACCAGGTGGTCCAGGCGTTGGCCGAGCCGGTGCCGATCGACGGGTTGCCGTTGGACGTGGGCGGCTCGATCGGGATCGCCCTCTTCCCCGAGCACGGCGAGGACTTCGCCACCCTGATGCGACACGCCGACGTCGCCATGTACGACGCCAAGCACCGCAACGACACGGTGGCCGTCTACGCCCCCGAGTCCGACCACAACTCCGCCGAGCGGCTCGGCCTCCTCGCCGACCTGCGCCGCGTCCTCGAGCGTGGCCCGCACGGCGACCTGTCGTTCGACGCCGATCCGGCGGGCCGGGGGCGTGCCGAGGGGGAGCAGGGCGACGAGAACGGCCGACACGGCGCGTCGGGTGACGCGGAGCGGACTGTCGACGTACCCCTGGGTGCGACGGCTGGGGTGCGCGGCGGTGACGGCGCGGCGTTGCCCAGCGCCACGACGCCCGATGCCGTGCTGCCGGCGGTCGTCGGCGCGCCGCCGACCGGTGGACGGTGGTGGACGCGGCGTCGGCGCACGGACCCGGCGCTGGCGCACGCCGATGAGCTGATCAACCGGATCGCCACCGGAGCCGACCCGATCCGGGGCCGCGACGCCCGGGCCACCGTCACCGGCGCCCGTTCCGGCGCCGCCCGGGACCGGCGCGCCGGGAGCGGCGGACGGCGGTCGCGCAACGCCGGTGTGCTGCCCGTGCCGAACGACGGAAGCGGCCCGCTGCGGCGCAACGCGGGGCCGGGCTCGGGTGGGCACCCGATCGGGACGACCGGCTGGGCGAGCCGCGACGGCGAACCGGCCGACGACGCCGGGGACATCACCATGTACTACCAGCCGCAGATCGCCATCGCGACCGGCGAGGTGGTCGGCGTGGAGGCCCTGCTGCGGTGGCGGCACCCACGGCGGGGCATGGTCGACCCGGAGGAGCTCATCCGGGTCGCCGAGCAGAGCGCCGTCATGCGGCTGCTCACCCGCCGCGTGGTCGACGACGTGGTGGAGCAGTTGGCGAAGTGGTCGGCGGCCGGGATCGGCCTGCGCGCCTCACTGAACGTCAGCGTGCGCGACCTGCACACCGGCGAGATCGCCGACCAGATCGCGGACCGGCTGGCGCGCTACGGGGTGCCGGCCGAGCGGTTGCAGGTGGAGATCACCGAAGGTGCGTTGATGGCCGACCCGCGCCGGGTGCTGGCCACCATCTCGCACCTGCACCGGATCGGGGTGGCCATCGCGCTCGACGACTTCGGCACCGGCTACTCGTCCCTGCAACACCTGCGCCGGTTGCCGCTGTCCGAGGTGAAGGTGGACCGGTCGTTCGTCCTCGGCATGGCCGACGACGCCGACGACGCCGCGATCGTCCGGTCGATGATCGAGTTGGCCGGGGCGCTGGGGTTGCGGGTGGTCGCCGAGGGAGTCGAGGACGAGCGGACGTGGCGGATGCTGCACGCGGCCGGGTGCGACGCCGCGCAGGGTTGGTTCTACGCCCGGCCCATGCCGGCCGAGGAGTTGGTCACGTGGTTGGCCCGGTACCGGCCCGTCCGCCCGACCGGCGGGCAGCCGCGCGCCGCCGCCGATCGTCGCCCCACCCGCTGACCCGGACACCGCACGGCGGCGGAGCCGCCCGCCGCCCGCCGGTCCGCCCGCCGTCGGACGCCGTCGGACGCCGTCGGCCGCCGAGGCGGCGGTGGGGGAGTCGAGGACGTCGGCGCCGGAGCGGAACAATAGACTCGCTCCGGTCATCGCGCGTCACGCTCCATCGGCCGCGCGGCCGGCACACCGCAGACCAGCAGGACTTCAGAAGGGGGCACTGATGGCCGCCATCTCCCGCGAGGAGGTCGCGCACCTGGCGCGCCTGTCGCGGCTCGCCGTCACCGAGGAGGAGCTGGACACGTTCGCCGGCCAGCTCGACGTGATCCTCCAGGCGGTCGCCCAGGTCGGTGAGGTCGCCGCCGCGGACATCCCGCCGACGTCGCACTCGGTGCCGCTGACGAACGTCTTCCGGGAGGACGTGGTCACGCCGTGTCTCACGCCCGAGGAAGCGCTGTCGGGCGCTCCCGACGCCGAGGACCAGCGGTTCCGCGTCCCGCGGATCCTGAGCGAGGATGTGGCCTCATGAGTGACCTGATCAAGATGACCGCGACGGAGATCGCGGCACTGGTCGCCGGCGGGGAGACCTCCGCTGTCGAGGTGACACAGGCGCACCTCGACCGGATCGCCGCTGTCGACGAGCGGGTGCACGCCTTCCTGCACGTCGACGCCGACGGCGCGCTGGCCGCTGCCCGCGCGGTGGACGAGCGCCGGGCCGCCGGCGAGGAGTTGGGCCCGCTCGCGGGGGTGCCGGTCGCGGTCAAGGACGTGCTGGCCACGCGGGGTGTGCCGACCACCGTCGGGTCGAAGATCCTGGAAGGGTGGCGTCCGCCGTACGACGCGACGATCATCCAGCGGTTGCGCGACGCCGGCACGGTGATGCTCGGCAAGACGAACATGGACGAGTTCGCGATGGGCTCCTCCACCGAATACTCGGCGTACGGCCCGACGCACAACCCCTGGGACCTGAGCCGGATTCCGGGTGGCTCGGGAGGTGGCAGCGCCGCCGCGCTGGCCGCGTACGAGGCGCCGTTGGCGATCGGCTCGGACACCGGTGGCTCGATCCGCCAGCCGGGCGCGGTGACCGGCACCGTGGGGGCGAAGCCCACCTACGGCGGCACCTCCCGCTACGGGCTGGTCGCCTTCTCCTCGTCGCTGGACACCCCCGGCCCGTGCGCCCGTACGGTGCTCGACGCGGCCCTGCTGCACCA
It contains:
- a CDS encoding bifunctional diguanylate cyclase/phosphodiesterase gives rise to the protein MEVADPRNSLPAGRVAPFAAFVGGILVVAASTAAVPLATLPDDLPGLPLAFWTMAVLAVVCDARPFVPPGRRQTSAVFPSTCFTFAILLGWGLGPAVLVQAVGVVVAGWRMRHAAWRTAFNVGQYACALAAAYGVIQLGSGTIFSGGRLHWTDVAAVGGATVAWFVVNYGLVSWAVRLRFGDRWWPTLRAGLGFELLSTGSLLLLAPVLVAAARVSAALIPLVLVPLFAVYRMARLTVEQQHLAAADPLTGLPNRKALLVEVAEQVHLHAERTARGEPDGQLALLLIDLDRFKNVNDALGHAVGDRLLVEVSARLAEVRPRPQMIARLGGDEFAVVMTGLTDVGQARDMADQVVQALAEPVPIDGLPLDVGGSIGIALFPEHGEDFATLMRHADVAMYDAKHRNDTVAVYAPESDHNSAERLGLLADLRRVLERGPHGDLSFDADPAGRGRAEGEQGDENGRHGASGDAERTVDVPLGATAGVRGGDGAALPSATTPDAVLPAVVGAPPTGGRWWTRRRRTDPALAHADELINRIATGADPIRGRDARATVTGARSGAARDRRAGSGGRRSRNAGVLPVPNDGSGPLRRNAGPGSGGHPIGTTGWASRDGEPADDAGDITMYYQPQIAIATGEVVGVEALLRWRHPRRGMVDPEELIRVAEQSAVMRLLTRRVVDDVVEQLAKWSAAGIGLRASLNVSVRDLHTGEIADQIADRLARYGVPAERLQVEITEGALMADPRRVLATISHLHRIGVAIALDDFGTGYSSLQHLRRLPLSEVKVDRSFVLGMADDADDAAIVRSMIELAGALGLRVVAEGVEDERTWRMLHAAGCDAAQGWFYARPMPAEELVTWLARYRPVRPTGGQPRAAADRRPTR
- the gatC gene encoding Asp-tRNA(Asn)/Glu-tRNA(Gln) amidotransferase subunit GatC — encoded protein: MAAISREEVAHLARLSRLAVTEEELDTFAGQLDVILQAVAQVGEVAAADIPPTSHSVPLTNVFREDVVTPCLTPEEALSGAPDAEDQRFRVPRILSEDVAS